atatatatatgcatatatgtacaaCACTTTGTCACTTTGATTTGTTTTTGTAATTATCTTTCTCTACTCTAAAAAAAGCTACAtatgggaagaagaagaagaagaagaagaagaaaacaaagcaTTTGATGTTACCATGTTATcatttcatttttgttttcatttttatatgaCAGATTTTGTGAGATTTGGATATAATGATGGATCCACCGGCCCGAAGAACTGGGGAAGCTTGAGCCCCGAGTTCTCGCTATGCACCAAGGGAAGCAACCAGTCTCCGATCAACATCGTGAAGGATGATGCGGTTTACAACGCAAAGTTAGGATCTCTGCTCAGGGATTACGTCGCCACAAATGCCACTCTCATTAATAACGGCTTCAACGTCGGGGTTTGTTCCTCAAATTCGATCTTCTTCTCTCATTGAATGATGCGAATATTCGTAATCCTGGTAAATTTGTTCTGTATTTTGCAGATaactctctttgtttttttttttttttaaaaaaaattctgggATCTTCTGNGGTGAACTTTGAGAAACAATTGATTGTACTGAGCAACAAGAGAATACTGATTTTAATACTTCATGAACAACACTTACTCTCGTAACGGTGCTTTTGTATTTTGTTCTTAAACAAGCTTGATTTGTTTGCGGAGCGCAGTTAAAGGACAAATTGGCCGAGTTGGCTCAAGTCTCCTGCTCGGAAGATGAAGAGGCCCAAGTTTCGGTCGGCGGACCACGGACAAAGAGTTTCAAGCGCCGCTCCCGCAAGTACTTCAGATATATTGGGTCCCTCACCACGCCTCCTTGCACTGAAAATGTCATCTGGAACGTCCTTGGCAAGGTATATATTTTGTAGGATTAGCATGGATTTAGTCCTTTAATAAAAGTTTGACCTgaatttcaatttggtccccaagAGTTTCCGATGCAAAATGTCGGTCCCCGCAGTTTGTCCGTGATTTCCATTTCATCCTTGAACCTTGATCTATTTCAATTTCGTTCCTAGAGTTTGATCGCAGTTTCAATTCCGTCGTGAAATTTTCAGTTTTAGCAATGGAATCTAGTGATAGTGCTAATGTGGCATTTTCTTAGACTGTAGACCCAACGAAGGATTTAATTGGTACATATAACAAGCTTGAGAGATTAAATTAGTGCACTTTAATGTAGGAATATATCACATACCGTCCTATTCCACTAAACCTATATATGTTTCCATACACTCTAGTTAAAGACCACACTAAGAGCAGAATCCACACCTTCCAGAAAATGTCCCAGTTGTTTCAGAATAAATAGCaataactttctctctctctctctctctctctctctctctctctccagctTTTTGATGATAAATAGTTCAATTCAAATGTAGAGGTACCTATCCAAAAGTTTTCTCTAACTCAATCATGTAAGGCGGAATCATCAGAGATCGTAAATTTGTTCTTTTCTCCTACAATTGTGTGATCCTGTAAAATTTGTTCTTTTCTCCTATAATTGTGTGATCCTTTTACAGGTGAGAGAATTGACCAAGGAGCAAGCAAATTTAATTACAGCTCCCTTGCCCGCGGAGTACAAGAACAACTCGAGGCCGACACAGCCGCTGAACGGAAGGACAGTGGAGTTCTTCGACGAGGCCCGGTACTACGGTAGCAAGTCACATTAGTCCTGTAAAGCAGCGTCGTAATTTGAGGCATAATGTGAGTGATCATCTGATCACCATCATGGGTTTGAGATTTGTGAGTGTTGTGTGGTGTAATCTTTCACTTGCTATGAATTGGTGTTTCCTGATTTCAAGGATTTTTTGGTGTGAATTAGAATTTATTTGTTCATCTCTTGggacaaaaaagcaaaaaggccCAACGGGGTTCAAACCAATGAGTTAAAGTTTGTTTAAAAAGAATTATaacatttaaactttaaagggCCCAACCGGGTTCGAACCGGTGACCTCTTGATCTGCAGTCAAATGCTCTACCACTGAGCTATGGACCCAAATTGTTCAATTGTTaacaaatatgtatatatatcactaACATTACTGATTAAGACCCGAGCTCAGATTACAAATTTGCACCTAACTTGTCAAgggaaatttagtttccaattgaaattttgaaatgaacttATTTTCGTCCATCAATGGACAAAGAGGCTTAATATATCCAACTGCCCCTAACAAGTCATATGTTAAAAATATGATCACATTTTCAACAGTATTGCTGTTTCGATCATTCATTTCACAGGTTCTAATATATAGTTtgacaaaatataatttgaataaaGCTATTTGAATCTCGGGAGAGATACAGAAAATTCTTCCATTTGATTACGATGCACGATTGTGAACAACTAACTTATTGATTCCTTTTAGTTTAACTTCTTGCCTGCCACATTGTGAACTAACTTATTCTTCCAATTGATTACAATGCACGATTGTGAACTAACTTATTGGAACGACAAGCGAATATTTGTTATTGAAACCATTTTGTTAGAAAAACATGAAGGCACataaaataattgaatttttatttttaagagaaagatagcatgctatctgattcgtttattttatttaaaaataaacttaactggaaatgtgaaacaactagaatttaaacttgggtctcgagtatcaactaccaaatatttttgccacttgcgcgtTAAGGACCGTCCATGAAAAATAATTGAATCAAGCCATTTAATATGCCCCCGGAATCCATATAAACTCAAATAGTTTCATTGCACTCCAAAAAACTGTACATAGAAGGATTAAAAGTACAAAAAAGGAAAacgaaaaacagaaaaattcaatccaatccaatctaaTTCTAGTGGTACTTACAAGCCCTTCAATGAGAAGTAAAATAAAGGAAACAAAATATAGGTGAAAGAGAATTGAAAAGAGCAgcggaaacaaaaaaaaaaaaaaaaaaaaaaNaaaaagaaaaagaaaagaaaagacacTTTTTAGGATACGCAGGTACAAAAGCAGTTCGTTCAAACAAAGGACGATCCCCCACTCCCCCCTCAATCCGAATCGTGCTGAGCATCTTCAATGGACCCCACCGACCTCCGCCGGGTCGCTGCCTCCTCCTGATCCAACGGCGCCGAGAACGCCACGCGTCCGTCGCCCTCCACGCCCAAGTCCCCTCCCCACGACGCCTCCCTCCTCCCCGACGAGAACCGCTGCATCCCTCCCAGCCCCGGCGGCCcctgcggcggcgccgcctcctccggcGCCGCAACCCTCCCCAGGTTCGCCGTAGAGTCTCtcgacggcgacggcgcggAGTCCTCCGCCGTATCCCCGCCGtggccgcctccgccgccgcaccgGGCGGCGCAGCGGAGCGCCGCCACCAAGCCTCCCCAGCAGCCGCTCCGcccctcgtcgtcctcctccatTTCCTCCGCCGATCCCCGGCGCCTCCGCCTGCGCCGGTCCCTCTCCCTCTCGGAGAGCACCTTCCCGATGCACGAGACCTTAGGCGAGGCGGGCTCGGACTCCGGCACCGCGGGCTTCCTCCCCCCGGCCCCcgtcctcgccttcttcgggaAGATCCTCACCGCGGCGGGGCGCCGCGCGCTGCTCCCGAGGTAGCTCGAGTGCTGGATCTTCCCCGGGAGGCCGATGATCGGGGGCGCCTTCGCCTTCAGATTCCCCGAGAACCGCTGCGAATTGGACCTCGCCTTGCTAGGGTTCGCCAGCTGGTGCTGCTGCGACTTAGGGTTCGTGTTCCCCTTCGTGGAGTCGTCCCGATCGTACACGGCGCTCACATCCGTCCAATCGACATCCTCCCCGATCCGCAGCCTATACGACTCCGCCGGGAGGTCcaggtcctccgccgccgccgccgccgccgccgtctcctctccgcctccgccgccgattAGGGTTTCGCAGGACACCttgccgtcgctgccgccgccgccgcaaacTAGGGTTTCGAGGTCGACCTGTGGCATCTCACACGAGAAacacgg
The nucleotide sequence above comes from Ananas comosus cultivar F153 linkage group 17, ASM154086v1, whole genome shotgun sequence. Encoded proteins:
- the LOC109722772 gene encoding uncharacterized protein LOC109722772; translated protein: MPQVDLETLVCGGGGSDGKVSCETLIGGGGGEETAAAAAAAEDLDLPAESYRLRIGEDVDWTDVSAVYDRDDSTKGNTNPKSQQHQLANPSKARSNSQRFSGNLKAKAPPIIGLPGKIQHSSYLGSSARRPAAVRIFPKKARTGAGGRKPAVPESEPASPKVSCIGKVLSERERDRRRRRRRGSAEEMEEDDEGRSGCWGGLVAALRCAARCGGGGGHGGDTAEDSAPSPSRDSTANLGRVAAPEEAAPPQGPPGLGGMQRFSSGRREASWGGDLGVEGDGRVAFSAPLDQEEAATRRRSVGSIEDAQHDSD
- the LOC109723292 gene encoding alpha carbonic anhydrase 1, chloroplastic-like; translated protein: MAMAIHNAIFALLASSFLVAFSSAHDFVRFGYNDGSTGPKNWGSLSPEFSLCTKGSNQSPINIVKDDAVYNAKLGSLLRDYVATNATLINNGFNVGVCSSNSIFFCGAQLKDKLAELAQVSCSEDEEAQVSVGGPRTKSFKRRSRKYFRYIGSLTTPPCTENVIWNVLGKVRELTKEQANLITAPLPAEYKNNSRPTQPLNGRTVEFFDEARYYGSKSH